The Apis mellifera strain DH4 linkage group LG13, Amel_HAv3.1, whole genome shotgun sequence genome includes a region encoding these proteins:
- the LOC726759 gene encoding partitioning defective 3 homolog, which translates to MKVTVCFDNVRVVVPCGDGTLLVKDLMHEATLRYKKATGKNDNTLTINSLSSLTGGGLLDPDDRLCDVADDREQIVAHFVSSDVSHAGGDGASSVGTNSPDFFHSDSKEPTYTIDTHSSIPINAIKRESTKRLSMHALSTREPCLTTYSAQSLPRESRRREPLGQDAKVSFEYINANIESGDQGEIREIVIKNEAGPLGLHVVPCYDLLGNDQGLRVEGIEPNGRIARDGQIDLHDKIIKINGHNLLHIPFSKVQEIFRTCMTESCLQISIVKHKKSHEKSLHKNHSNTSGGSEKEIDDNVKRLQCSNYNLLQTANTRKIGRMIEIELTKGSNGLGFSVTTRDNPAGGHCPIYIKNILPKGAAVEDGRLRPGDRLLEVNNKEMTGKSQAEVVSLLRSIPPGGKVRMVVSRQEEISSSIPDSHSHVTSTSQASETTDNSKYWNALNASPIKKNAEVQDKINTHNYDKCTFKPVKSSEDIVLSPRKNRMILTLDIPVHDSEKAGLGVSVKGKTTNTDENTNMDLGIFIKSVLHGGAASRDGRLRTNDQLLNVNGVSLLGLSNSDAMETLRRAMLNTNSSLTGVITLTIARRISSYDGNEKNLSENLSSQCKLESANSIYISDSTKASEGRVKEKNNLNSQSDILDNGGLLSCVMASPWNPVIDRLTEQYNKNSLRNESYCIATNKTWIEPASVKKITIGQRDDRAEPVLLEDSNEPQCNEAKRNTDDKDSQYSGDPTYDSQLSLEEFSSSSNKFSRDALGRQSMSEKRHAALDAKNTDTYKRNKKLREGRENKNQEQASQKHSNQSADSEDHTRRGVKSESYDKNKNKAATEGSTASEGNMKRYEKSVDPTQSEYVYTIPGCNNKYTSPRKHWLVDDVHGEITSNNFKDDREGFPNSRGDVKQASLNSALDDRYKRSRKKGGIRSMLRLGKNRKSLNFGDSIEARHESTFQLTPNQLLYQQKRYRGKINIRKPKIYFKKRVLNELLTPFFINPNKDKTLEQLCENTKTKEFENRLGPYDTIIAREVRNWFDNSKMIVILHVNSIMELDVFDVKVALFKENMHYKRYGAHIVSNMIKDSPYENLAPLISNYTAFVFSPEIKIAAVNKIFKKNKKMYILGGVLEGQILKYDDFLKFKDITITIAQSNLVQVLQNAGGVNLTRQLTHHQSTLLTRLKQIGTNETTSDDKK; encoded by the exons ATGAAGGTAACTGTGTGTTTCGACAACGTCCGGGTGGTGGTTCCTTGTGGGGATGGAACCCTACTGGTTAAAGATTTGATGCATGAGGCTACTCTAAGGTATAAAAAGGCAACTGGAAAGAACGATAATACATTAACTATAAATAGTTTATCTTCCTTAACTGGAGGTGGTCTCTTGGATCCAGATGATAGGTTATGTGATGTAGCTGATGATAGAGAACAGATTGTTGCTCATTTCGTGAGTTCTGATGTTTCGCATGCTGGTGGTGATGGAGCAAGTTCAGTTGGAACAAATAGTcctgatttttttcattcagatAGTAAAGAACCGACTTATACAATTGATACACATTCCTCAATTCCTATCAATGCtattaaaagagaaagtaCCAAAAGATTATCAATGCATGCATTATCAACCAGAGAGCCATGTTTAACTACATATTCTGCTCAGTCCCTTCCCAGAGAGTCTCGGCGTAGAGAACCATTGGGACAAGATGCCAAAGTgtcatttgaatatataaatgccAATATAGAATCAGGAGATCAAGgagaaattcgagaaattgtGATAAAGAATGAAGCAGGACCACTGGGGCTTCATGTGGTGCCATGTTATGATTTGTTGGGTAATGATCAGGGACTAAGAGTTGAAGGCATTGAACCAAATGGCAGAATTGCTAGAGACGGTCAAATTGATTTGCAcgataagattataaaaataaatggtcACAATCTATTGCATATACCATTTTCTAAAGTGCAAGAGATTTTTCGTACCTGTATGACTGAATCAtgtttacaaatttctataGTGAAACATAAAAAGTCACATGAGAAGTCattacataaaaatcataGTAATACTAGTGGAGGATCAGAAAAGGAAATCGACGATAATGTTAAAAGACTTCAATGTagcaattataatttgttgcaGACTGCTAATACCCGTAAGATTGGACGTATGATAGAGATAGAATTAACAAAAGGGAGTAATGGTCTTGGATTTAGCGTCACAACACGTGATAATCCTGCAGGAGGCCATTGtccgatatatattaaaaatatattaccaaAAGGTGCTGCAGTCGAAGATGGTAGATTAAGGCCAGGAGATAGATTATTGGaggtaaataataaagaaatgacTGGTAAAAGTCAAGCAGAAGTGGTTTCGCTTCTGAGAAGTATTCCACCTGGTGGAAAAGTAAGAATGGTGGTATCACGCCAGGAAGAAATTTCTTCAAGCATTCCAGATTCTCATTCTCACGTTACTTCCACAAGTCAAGCCTCAGAAACTActgataattcaaaatattggaATGCATTGAATGCATCACCAATAAAAAAGAACGCTGAAGtgcaagataaaattaatacccATAACTACGATAAATGCACATTTAAACCGGTGAAATCTTCAGAAGATATTGTTTTATCACCACGTAAAAATCGTATGATATTGACTTTAGATATACCAGTACACGATTCAGAGAAAGCTGGATTAGGTGTTAGTGTTAAAGGAAAGACTACGAATACAGATGAAAACACTAATATGGatttaggaatttttattaaaagtgtCCTTCATGGAGGTGCAGCCTCTAGGGATGGAAGATTAAGGACCAATGATCAATTGCTCAATGTAAATGGGGTATCATTATTAGGATTATCAAACTCGGATGCAATGGAAACACTGAGAAGAGCGATGCTCAATACAAACAGCTCTTTAACTGGAGTGATCACTCTCACGATAGCCAGGAGGATATCTTCCTAtgatggaaatgaaaaaaatttgtcggaAAACTTATCTTCTCAGTGTAAACTGGAATCAGCCAACAGTATATACATATCTGATTCCACGAAAGCCAGCGAGGGGAGGGTAAAAGAGAAGAACAATTTGAATTCCCAATCAGATATCTTGGACAATGGTGGACTATTGTCTTGCGTTATGGCGTCACCGTGGAATCCAGTTATCGATAGATTAACCGAACAGTATAATAAGAATAGTTTAAGGAATGAAAGTTACTGTATCGCTACCAATAAAACATGGATAGAACCTGCGagcgtgaaaaaaattacaataggACAGCGTGATGACCGCGCGGAACCAGTATTGCTAGAAGATTCCAATGAACCGCAGTGCAATGAAGCTAAACGAAACACGGACGATAAAGATAGTCAGTATTCCGGGGATCCGACGTACGATAGTCAATTATCTTTGGAGGAATTTAGCTCCTCTTCCAATAAGTTTTCCCGCGATGCTTTAGGTAGGCAGAGTATGTCGGAGAAGCGACATGCCGCTTTAGATGCCAAGAATACGGATActtataagagaaataaaaaattacggGAAGGCCGCGAAAATAAGAACCAGGAACAAGCGAGTCAGAAGCATTCGAATCAATCGGCTGATTCGGAAGATCATACCAGGCGGGGGGTTAAGTCGGAAAGTTACgacaagaataaaaataaagctgCCACCGAGGGCAGTACGGCAAGTGAGGGTAATATGAAACGATACGAGAAATCGGTCGATCCTACTCAGTCAGAATACGTATATACTATACCTGGATGTAATAATAAGTACACTTCTCCAAGGAAACACTGGCTTGTCGATGATGTACATGGCGAGATAACGAGCAATAATTTTAAGGATGATCGCGAGGGTTTTCCAAATAGTCGGGGGGATGTGAAGCAAGCATCTCTCAACTCGGCTTTGGATGATCGATACAAACGTTCACGAAAGAAAGGGGGAATACGTTCGATGCTTCGATTAGGGAAGAATAGGAAATCGCTCAATTTCGGTGATAGTATAGAAGCTCGTCACGAATCCA CATTTCAATTAACCCCGAATCAATTGTTGTACCAACAAAAGCGTTATAGGGGgaagataaatattagaaaaccaaaaatatattttaaaaagcgaGTATTAAACGAACTTTTAACACCCTTCTTTATTAATCCTAACAAGGATAAAACTCTGGAACAATTATGCGAAAACACAAAAACGAAGGAATTCGAAAACCGTCTTGGACCTTATGATACGATAATAGCGAGAGAAGTTCGTAATTGGTTTGacaattcaaaaatgattGTTATATTGCATGTGAATAGTATTATGGAATTGGATGTATTCGATGTCAAAGTTGCATTATTCAAGGAAAATATGCACTACAAACGTTATGGGGCTCACATCGTATCTAATATGATTAAGGATTCCCCTTACGAAAATCTTGCCCCcttaattagtaattatacTGCATTTGTATTCAGtcctgaaataaaaatagccgctgtaaataaaattttcaaaaaaaacaagaaaatgtatatattag GGGGAGTGTTAGAAGGACAAATACTCAAGTATGATGATTTCCTGAAGTTTAAAGATATTACTATCACAATTGCGCAATCAAATTTGGTTCAAGTATTACAAAATGCAGGAGGCGTTAATCTGACTCGACAACTTACACACCATCAGTCGACACTGTTGACACGACTGAAACAGATCGGTACAAATGAGACAACATCCGacgataaaaaatga
- the LOC408433 gene encoding UBX domain-containing protein 4 — translation MKWFEGSINEAVATSKSRKAIFVVFIEGKDDTSAQVAEAINATEVSCRLEQEHFVAIRLESGSETYRFFAQIYQLVPVPSLFFIGENGTPLEIIAGSTTANDLATKIDLVLTKVGKNKNASINLIDAEQKAAATSINSNVKIEEDKKDDNVMESNVEVPLAQSTPENESNNIIKDDIKEEPSTSLKEPSKSVNETKETSTKELTAEEKRARAQQLIMLQNKQRLEEEERKEREREIERRKIGRDVQKLRQKQQDLEMKQAYEERMREKAADAAAREKVLQQIAQDKLERKQKELAMQQQHVQQQSESSEPSEPSISTATVSRIQFRLPSGNPYIAQFEPTNTLRDLRTYVVQNINLPFRQFAMSTSFPRRELMPEDDDKTLLELELVPTAVILILPLKNSNVTTTVTSTQDVGIVPRLVWSTFAIFTAVYYYIIGYFSGGIRKNTSKQSGNAIEKKDSNNAGGSISPNIQNFASTSGLVRRYLGNQGSTTIKTEGNIHRLQSGGDDNDENNTWNGNSTQQM, via the exons atgaagtgGTTTGAAGGTAGTATCAATGAAGCAGTGGCAACCTCAAAATCCAGGAAAGCAATTTTTGTCGTTTTTATCGAag GAAAAGATGATACATCTGCACAAGTTGCCGAAGCAATCAATGCTACAGAAGTTTCTTGCCGCTTGGAACAAGAACATTTTGTAGCAATACGATTAGAAAGTGGATCTGAGACTTACAGATTTTTTGCCCAGATTT ATCAATTGGTGCCTGTGCcatctttattctttattggTGAAAATGGCACACCTTTGGAAATTATTGCTGGTAGCACGACAGCAAATGATTTAGCTACTAAAATTGATTTAGTCTTAACAAAAGtaggaaagaataaaaatgcatCTATCAATTTGATAGATGCAGAACAAAAAGCTGCTGCAACCAGTATTAATTCTAATGTAAAGattgaagaagataaaaaagatgataatgTAATGGAATCAAATGTAGAAGTACCATTAGCTCAATCTACACCAGAAAATgagagtaataatataattaaagatgatATTAAGGAAGAACCATCTACAAGTTTAAAAGAACCATCAAAATCTGTCAATGAAACAAAGGAAACATCTACTAAAGAATTAACAGCAGAA gaaaaaaGAGCAAGAGCACAACAGTTAATAATGTTGCAAAATAAACAACgtttggaagaagaagaaaggaaagaaagagaaagggaaataGAACGTCGCAAAATCGGCCGCGATGTACAAAAATTGCGACAAAAGCAACAAGATTTAGAAATGAAACAAGCTTATGAGGAAAGAATGAGGGAAAAAGCTGCTGATGCAGCAGCTAGAGAAAAAGTTTTACAACAAATTGCTCAagataaattagaaagaaaacaaaaagaacTAGCAATGCAACAG CAACATGTTCAACAACAATCTGAGTCGTCAGAACCATCTGAACCATCAATATCAACGGCAACTGTCAGTAGAATACAATTTCGGTTGCCATCAGGCAATCCTTACATCGCACAATTTGAACCAACAAATACTTTACGCGATTTGCGTACTTACGTTgttcagaatattaatttaccatTCCGTCAATTTGCGATGTCCACCTCTTTCCCTAGACGGGAATTAATGCCTGAGGATGATGATAAAACCCTTTTAGAATTGGAATTAGTTCCTACAGCGGTTATCTTAATCCTGCCTTTGAAAAac tCGAACGTGACAACTACTGTGACATCTACGCAAGATGTTGGTATTGTACCACGACTCGTATGGTCCACTTTTGCAATTTTCACAGCTGTGTACTATTACATAATAGGTTATTTTAGCGGAGGTATACGAAAAAATACATCGAAGCAATCGGGCAATgctattgaaaaaaaggatagtAATAATGCAGGGGGATCAATCTCACCAAACATTCAGAATTTTGCCAGTACATCAGG tTTAGTTAGAAGGTATTTGGGTAATCAAGGAAGTACAACCATAAAAACTGAAGGGAATATACATAGACTTCAATCAGGTGGGGATGAtaacgatgaaaataatacatgGAATGGTAATTCAACGCAACAAAtgtag